The Rhodocytophaga rosea genome has a segment encoding these proteins:
- a CDS encoding MlaD family protein: MKISKEVKVGLLAIVSGIVLYLGFNFLKGVDFFSPNNSYYAVYDNIDGLTVSNPVTLNGLAVGRVKEITILQNRNNKLLVTLDIDRKIALSDSTTAMLASSGVLGGKYINLIVGPVTRVKESDDTLRSAKEQGIAEIIQAKATPLAQNLDSAIHNINQLVKQFQGVTQTIDATLLSMKKTSSSLNNTLDSNDDAIKGIMSNLNTLSTTLNDSRTGIKPIMRNLNNFTDTLQRMQLAKAVDNANASIASLNRTLNQINEGQGTLGKLAKNDSLYTNLNNAAEDLDSLFIDVKANPGRYIRFSVFGGGKDKKKKDKK, translated from the coding sequence GTGAAAATATCCAAAGAAGTAAAAGTAGGCCTGCTTGCCATCGTTTCAGGTATAGTGCTCTACCTGGGTTTTAATTTCCTGAAAGGAGTAGATTTTTTTTCCCCCAATAACAGTTATTATGCCGTATATGATAATATAGATGGACTCACTGTTTCCAATCCGGTTACGCTGAACGGACTAGCTGTCGGACGGGTGAAAGAGATTACCATTCTGCAAAACCGGAACAACAAGCTGCTGGTCACTTTAGATATTGACCGCAAGATAGCCCTGAGCGATTCTACCACAGCGATGCTTGCCAGCAGTGGAGTATTGGGAGGTAAATATATTAACCTGATTGTAGGCCCAGTTACCCGTGTAAAAGAATCGGATGATACACTGCGGAGTGCCAAAGAGCAGGGAATTGCTGAGATCATTCAGGCTAAAGCTACTCCGCTTGCCCAAAATCTGGATTCTGCTATTCATAATATTAACCAGCTGGTGAAGCAATTCCAAGGGGTTACCCAAACCATTGATGCCACCTTACTAAGCATGAAAAAAACGTCCTCTTCGCTGAACAATACACTGGATAGTAATGATGATGCCATTAAAGGTATCATGAGCAATCTGAATACCTTGTCAACTACACTCAATGACAGCCGTACCGGTATAAAACCCATCATGCGCAACCTGAACAATTTTACCGATACCTTGCAGCGGATGCAACTAGCCAAAGCGGTAGATAACGCCAACGCTTCAATTGCCAGCCTCAACCGGACCTTGAATCAGATTAATGAAGGCCAGGGGACTTTAGGTAAATTGGCTAAAAACGATTCTTTATATACGAATCTTAACAATGCTGCCGAGGACCTGGATAGTTTGTTTATTGATGTAAAGGCAAACCCGGGACGCTATATACGCTTTTCAGTGTTTGGCGGAGGAAAAGATAAGAAGAAGAAAGACAAGAAGTAA
- a CDS encoding SDR family oxidoreductase, producing the protein MNKLIVVTGGTKGIGRAIIETFARNGFDVVTCARNAQDLQQLQREIKLAFPSIQLFARQADLSKKEEVNRFAGFVLGLQRNIDVLVNNTGYFVPGQIHNEPEGTLENMMDTNLYSAYYLTRHLISGMMERKDGYVFNICSIASIMAYPNGGAYSITKFALYGLTKVLREEMKPFGIRVTAVLPGATLTASWEGVDLPAERFMKAEDVAESMYNAFALSRQSVVEEILIRPQLGDL; encoded by the coding sequence ATGAACAAATTAATTGTGGTAACAGGCGGCACTAAAGGAATTGGCCGGGCAATAATTGAGACATTTGCCCGGAACGGCTTTGATGTAGTAACCTGTGCCCGTAATGCGCAGGATCTGCAGCAGCTACAGCGGGAAATCAAGCTAGCCTTTCCCTCCATACAGCTTTTTGCCCGGCAAGCCGATCTGTCAAAAAAAGAAGAGGTGAACCGTTTTGCCGGTTTTGTATTGGGGCTGCAACGAAATATAGATGTACTGGTAAATAATACCGGGTATTTTGTGCCGGGACAAATACACAATGAGCCGGAAGGTACACTGGAAAATATGATGGATACCAATCTGTATAGCGCCTATTATCTTACCAGGCATTTAATTTCAGGCATGATGGAAAGGAAGGATGGCTATGTGTTTAATATCTGTTCCATTGCCAGTATTATGGCTTATCCTAATGGAGGGGCCTATAGCATTACCAAATTCGCCCTTTATGGCCTCACCAAAGTATTGCGGGAAGAAATGAAACCTTTTGGTATCCGGGTCACAGCAGTACTTCCGGGAGCAACCCTTACTGCCAGCTGGGAAGGGGTAGATTTGCCAGCTGAACGCTTTATGAAGGCTGAAGACGTAGCTGAATCTATGTACAATGCCTTTGCCCTCTCCAGACAATCGGTTGTAGAAGAAATCCTCATCCGTCCGCAACTGGGAGACCTGTAG
- a CDS encoding N-acetylmuramoyl-L-alanine amidase family protein: MKHILAGLSLTLLIILCSFTSLETRNPFKVRTIVIDAGHGGHDPGTHGKSAKEKDVALKVALQLGKIIKKFMPEVKVIYTRTTDKFIELHDRAGLANKNHADLFISIHCNAISNPSIYGTETYTLGLHKSEDNLDVAKRENSVILQEKDHEEKYEGFDPNSPMAHILLANYQSAYIENSLLLASHIETQFQKRVNRKSRGVKQAGFIVLWKTSMPSVLVEIGYLTNQTEERYLTNVANQEFIASGIFRAFREYKEDIESMND; the protein is encoded by the coding sequence GTGAAACATATTCTTGCAGGTTTATCTCTTACCTTACTTATTATACTTTGTTCTTTCACCAGCCTGGAGACACGTAATCCATTCAAGGTACGAACAATTGTAATTGATGCCGGGCATGGAGGTCATGATCCTGGTACGCATGGCAAATCTGCCAAGGAAAAAGATGTTGCCCTAAAAGTTGCGCTTCAATTAGGCAAAATCATTAAAAAATTTATGCCTGAAGTGAAAGTAATTTATACCCGTACTACCGATAAGTTTATTGAACTTCACGACCGGGCAGGCCTGGCCAATAAAAACCATGCAGATTTGTTCATTTCTATCCATTGCAATGCCATTTCAAATCCGTCTATATACGGCACTGAAACCTATACACTTGGTTTGCATAAATCGGAAGATAACCTGGATGTAGCCAAACGGGAGAATTCTGTTATTTTGCAGGAAAAAGACCATGAGGAGAAATACGAGGGGTTTGATCCTAATTCGCCTATGGCCCACATCCTGCTTGCCAACTACCAGAGTGCCTATATTGAAAACAGCCTGTTACTGGCCAGTCATATCGAAACACAGTTCCAGAAACGGGTGAACCGTAAAAGCCGTGGGGTGAAACAAGCCGGTTTTATTGTATTATGGAAAACATCGATGCCCAGTGTGCTGGTAGAAATCGGCTATCTGACCAACCAGACGGAAGAACGCTATCTAACAAATGTAGCCAACCAGGAATTTATTGCTTCCGGTATATTCAGAGCCTTCCGTGAATACAAGGAGGACATTGAATCCATGAACGATTAA
- the ispG gene encoding (E)-4-hydroxy-3-methylbut-2-enyl-diphosphate synthase: MILVPDTSLQLNTRYCNSLTSYSRRKTIDVQIGDVPLGSNFPIRVQSMTTIDTMDTQGSVEQSIRMIEAGCEYVRITAPSMKEAQNLENIRKELRKRGYNTPLIADIHFTPNAAELAARLVEKVRVNPGNYADKKRFEVIDYTESSYQAELERIRERFIPLVKICKEYGTAMRIGTNHGSLSDRILSRYGDTPLGMVESALEFLRICEDLSYYNIVLSMKASNTQVMVQAYRLLVQKLDEEGFKAYPLHLGVTEAGEAEDGRIKSAVGIGTLLEDGLGDTVRVSLTEEPELEAPVARTLIDRYTHREAQQKPILPIEHSPIHPFQYFRRKTHEVVNIGGHNVPRVVADYSRVENLQIEDLKGIGHFYLPLPDKWRMNDLGADYIYTGIHPAPFMLPNGLKEIVDYPIWQQTADKVNTFPVLENYEFLDVNEKHLTLNFVRVQLLYITGDQNLNQSDPGLVLLTAIKADPTAVLLIETGNAHAMAELRRLFFLLITHQITNPVIILRSFDLLPDDTLQLYAATDCGGLLIDGLGDGIMLGADYVAELEKPKLLKVLSSYNQTAFGILQAARTRMSKTEYISCPSCGRTLFDLQETTAMIRKRTDHLKGIKIGIMGCIVNGPGEMADADYGYVGVGKGKIALYRGQNVIKKAVPAEHAVDELIELIREDGNWIEPEAEGI; this comes from the coding sequence ATGATACTTGTGCCAGACACTTCCCTGCAACTCAATACAAGATATTGTAATTCGCTTACCAGCTATTCCCGACGCAAAACCATAGACGTACAAATTGGGGATGTGCCTCTAGGTAGCAATTTTCCTATCCGGGTACAATCGATGACTACCATAGATACCATGGATACGCAAGGGTCGGTAGAGCAAAGCATCCGTATGATCGAGGCTGGTTGTGAATATGTACGGATTACGGCACCTAGCATGAAAGAAGCACAGAACCTGGAAAATATACGTAAAGAACTTCGCAAACGGGGATATAATACGCCACTGATCGCTGATATTCATTTTACCCCCAATGCAGCTGAACTGGCTGCCAGACTGGTGGAGAAAGTGCGTGTCAATCCGGGAAATTATGCCGATAAAAAGCGATTTGAAGTCATTGACTATACAGAATCCAGTTACCAGGCTGAACTGGAAAGAATTCGGGAACGCTTTATTCCGCTGGTGAAAATTTGTAAGGAATATGGAACAGCCATGCGTATCGGCACCAATCATGGTTCTTTATCCGACCGTATCTTGAGCCGCTATGGTGATACGCCTCTTGGTATGGTTGAATCTGCCCTGGAGTTTCTGCGAATTTGTGAAGATTTAAGCTACTACAATATTGTGCTTTCTATGAAAGCCAGCAATACGCAGGTAATGGTGCAAGCCTACCGCTTGCTGGTACAGAAACTCGATGAGGAAGGTTTTAAAGCCTATCCCTTACACCTGGGGGTTACTGAAGCAGGCGAAGCAGAGGATGGACGTATAAAATCGGCAGTGGGCATTGGTACTTTACTGGAAGATGGCTTAGGCGATACCGTACGGGTTTCATTAACGGAAGAGCCTGAATTGGAAGCCCCTGTCGCCCGTACCTTGATTGACAGGTATACCCACCGGGAGGCTCAACAAAAGCCTATTTTACCGATTGAGCATTCCCCTATTCATCCCTTTCAGTATTTCCGCAGAAAAACCCACGAAGTAGTAAATATAGGGGGGCATAATGTGCCGAGGGTAGTAGCCGATTATTCCAGAGTTGAGAATTTGCAAATAGAAGACCTGAAAGGAATCGGACATTTTTACCTGCCCCTTCCTGATAAGTGGAGAATGAATGACCTGGGGGCTGACTACATCTATACCGGCATCCATCCGGCTCCGTTTATGTTACCCAATGGTTTGAAAGAAATAGTGGATTATCCCATCTGGCAACAGACTGCTGATAAAGTGAATACTTTTCCGGTGTTAGAGAACTATGAATTTCTGGATGTAAATGAAAAACACTTAACGTTAAACTTTGTACGGGTTCAATTGCTATATATTACTGGCGATCAGAACTTGAATCAGTCTGATCCGGGATTGGTTTTGCTAACAGCTATCAAAGCAGACCCCACAGCGGTGCTATTGATAGAAACGGGAAATGCCCATGCGATGGCGGAACTGCGGCGTTTGTTTTTCCTGCTGATTACCCACCAGATCACAAATCCGGTTATTATTCTGCGGAGCTTTGATTTACTGCCAGACGACACCCTGCAATTATATGCGGCTACAGATTGCGGCGGTTTATTAATAGATGGCTTAGGGGATGGCATTATGCTGGGTGCAGATTATGTAGCTGAACTGGAAAAACCGAAATTATTAAAAGTATTGTCTAGCTATAACCAGACTGCTTTCGGTATACTACAGGCAGCCCGCACCAGAATGTCTAAAACGGAATACATTTCCTGTCCGTCGTGTGGCCGTACTTTATTTGATTTGCAGGAAACCACAGCCATGATCCGCAAGCGTACCGACCACCTGAAAGGAATTAAGATAGGTATTATGGGCTGTATTGTAAACGGTCCGGGCGAAATGGCAGATGCTGATTATGGCTATGTAGGTGTAGGCAAAGGAAAAATTGCGCTCTACCGGGGGCAAAACGTGATTAAAAAAGCTGTACCTGCCGAACATGCTGTAGACGAACTGATTGAACTCATCCGGGAAGACGGTAACTGGATCGAACCAGAAGCAGAAGGAATATAA